gtcaccagcctgggcgaagcgcatgtgacactgggtacagctgaagggtttcacccctgtgtggaccctctgatgGATCTCCACTTTCTGGgggcagctgaagcctttgttacagaacatgcagaaGAATCGTTTCTCTTTACTACTGCCAGATGTGGCTCCCCCTTCCTGAACCTGGCCTCTAGCCCTGTCGTTTGAGTTCAATACCTGATCAAAAAGGACATGGCCGTGTGAATCAGAAGGCCCCAACGACATGGACACTGGGTCGCGATCTCTGAGCGTGTGTAAAGGGGAGTTGGTTGCGACATTTGGATTTGTTTCTAAGCTTTCGCTGTAATCTAAAAAATCTCTGCCCTGTGATTGTCCGTCTCCTAGGTGACTATCTGCATTCCATGTGGGAGGAGCGTCGCCCTCCACTTTCACAGTCCCATCGTCTACCACTATAACCTCCCCTTTCTTATCTAGGCACCCTTCAGagtatacactactactgtaccggtTCCAGTCCCCTCTAGACAGAGCAGTCTGTGTCTCTAAGCCCAAGGGTATGTTGCCAGGGTCCATCTCTGAAGTGTAAGAACAAGACGGATCATTGCCAGTCTCTAACGCGTTACCTGAGTCCAGATGGGAATGAACCGTCCTCGGGCTTCGGTTAACGTAAAGTAAATACTCTGAGCCGGTAGCAGGAGTACAGCCCAGTCTCCCTGGCtccagtctctctgggtctgaccTGTGGTCAGATAATCCATCTTGTAAAAGCCTTTGTGTTACAGTTGAagtgtctgtctctgacttgagTACGGCGTTCAGCGTTCCACTGACCTCCGTGATGCTGCATCGAGTCCTGAGCTGGGTCGCAGCAGCGATGGATAGGTCCTCCGTGGCTACAGGGGGCGCCACTCCAGACGTTACACCAGTAGGGATGCTTCTGCTGTGTTGTGGGTGCTCTTCT
The window above is part of the Salvelinus fontinalis isolate EN_2023a chromosome 42, ASM2944872v1, whole genome shotgun sequence genome. Proteins encoded here:
- the LOC129841459 gene encoding myoneurin-like; translation: MANCMVFHTQIASIMEVLANAAVAEICKLVDDDYAVFRLEMSQSQKENRGLRRKLQLLELKVSRERAERVLASRPSSVKILDRYRGMARGEGHLTGGHRSFVKPAGHNTWRDDQPITIDEGSGTSTQRVIVIESAEAAGPAGLSLVKQERTEEEHPQHSRSIPTGVTSGVAPPVATEDLSIAAATQLRTRCSITEVSGTLNAVLKSETDTSTVTQRLLQDGLSDHRSDPERLEPGRLGCTPATGSEYLLYVNRSPRTVHSHLDSGNALETGNDPSCSYTSEMDPGNIPLGLETQTALSRGDWNRYSSSVYSEGCLDKKGEVIVVDDGTVKVEGDAPPTWNADSHLGDGQSQGRDFLDYSESLETNPNVATNSPLHTLRDRDPVSMSLGPSDSHGHVLFDQVLNSNDRARGQVQEGGATSGSSKEKRFFCMFCNKGFSCPQKVEIHQRVHTGVKPFSCTQCHMRFAQAGDLKRHHRVHTGVKPFSCTQCHMRFAQAGDLKRHQRVHTGEKPFGCHLCRASFSHSSSLKRHQRVHTGEKHTAAPSVRRGSPTSTS